The region GTCGTCGGATCGAGCGCTTTCGTCGCTTACGTGTGGCTGTTGCGCGTTGCGCCCACGCCGCTGGTCGCCACCTACGCCTACGTGAACCCGCTGGTCGCGGTTCTGCTCGGCCACTTTCTCGCCGCCGAGCCCCTGGGCGCGCGCACGCTGCTGGCCGGGGCGCTGATCATCGGATCGGTGATTCTGGTGAGCCTCCCGGCGGCGACCCGGCGAGGCCCCTGATCGCAATTGACAAGAAGGGCGCACTTCCAGTATGGAGCGGTTCGGAGGTGAAGCCCATGAAGCGCAGACTCACGGCGGTGGTGGCGGTGTTTCTGAGCCTTTCGCTCTCCACCCCCCTTTTCGGCGACGACTTCTACAAGGGCAAGACGATTCGCGCCATCGTCGGCGGCACGGCCGGCGGCGGCTTCGACGTCTATACCCGGGCGGTGACGCGTTACATGGGAAAACACATTCCCGGCAACCCCACCTTCGTCGTGGAAAACATGACCGGAGCCGCAACCCGCATCGCGGCCAAATACATTCACGGTGCGGCGAAGCCCGACGGCCTGACCTTCGGGATCTTCAACGGCTACCTGATCCTCAGCCAGGTGTTGAACCCGAAGGCATTCGACTTCGACGTGCGCAAGTTCGAGTGGATCGGCGTCCCGGTCCAGGACAACGTGGCGTGCGCGCTGCGCCGGGAGAGCGGTATCACCCGGGTGGATCAGTGGCTGGCCGCCAGGGCGCCGATCAAGATGGGCGGGCTCGGACCGGGCAACAGCACCAGCGACGTCGTGCGGACGATCAAGGCGACGCTGAATCTGCCCGTTCAGCTCGTCGAGGGTTACAAAGGCACCGCCGACATACGGCTGGCCGCGGACGGCGGCGAGCTTCAGGGCGCCTGCTGGGCCTATGAGTCGATCAAGGTCACGTGGACGAAAGCGCTCCAGGCCGGCGACGTCAATGTCGTCCTCCAGGTGACGGAGAAGAAGATTCCCGAGCTTTCCAGCGTGCCGAGCGCGCTGGAGCTCGCGAAGACAGACGAAGCGAGGGAGATCATCCGGCACGGCGCGATCGCTCCGAGCGCGATCACGCGCGTTTACGTCACCACTCCCGGCACGCCCAGGGACCGGGTGCAGATTTTGCGCAAGGCGTTCGCCGACACGCTCAAGGATCCCGATTTTCTCGCCGAGGCGAAAAAGGCGCGGCTCGAGGTCAATCCCCTCGGCGGCGAAGAGGTCGGCAGGATCGTCGCCGACCTGTTCAGCCTGAGCCCCGCCATGGTCTCCAGGCTCGCCGCCATTCTGGCGGCGAAATAAGCACGCCGGGGGAACGATGCCCGGCCGGTTTCTCGCAGCTTTGGTCGTCGCGATGTTCGCGGCTTCGGCGCCGCCGCTGCCGTTGCGCGCGGCGCAGGCAGCGGATCCCGGGCCGGAGAAGAGCCGCCTCCGGGTCGCGATCGCCGCTTACGGGCCGCTCTATCTGCCGCTGCTCGTGGCCCAGGAGGCCGGCTATTTCTCCAGGCGCGGCGTCAAGGTCGACCTTTCGCAGCCCAGCGCCACCGCCTCGGCTCAGGCGCTGACCTCGGGCACGATCGACGTGTATCAGGGGGGCGCCGCGATCATTCACGCGAACGTCGGCGGCGACAACGCCCTGATTCAAGAGGTCAACGGCACCTGCGGCGCGACGCTCTTTCCGGGCGAGGTGAGGTGAAGCCGCGATGCGCGTCATCGACGCCGACGGCCATGTCCTGGAGCGGAACATTCCCTGGACGGATCTGCTCGACGAGCCCTACCGCTCGCGCGCGCCGAAGGCGGTCGAGGACAACCGCGGCGTCGCCTTCACCATGATCGAAGGCAAGCTCGTGCCGAAGCCGACGGGCAAGGGGTGCGGCTTCGTCGGCGCGCCGCGCAGCCGCCTTCCCGCTCCGACCCGCGGAATGGTCGACCCCGTTGCACGGCTGCGCGACATGGACCTCGAGGGAATCGACGCGGCGGTCCTTTTCGGGACGTCGCCGTTTCTCAGCCTCCCCTTCGTCGAGGACAAGGACCTCGCCTGTGCCGTGGCGCGCGTCTACAACGACTGGCTGGCGGGCTACTGCAAAGCCGACCCGAGACGGCTGAAGGGCGTGGCGCTCACGGCGATACAGGACCCGACGGAGGCGGTCAGGGAGCTGCGCCGCGCGGTGACGGAGCTGGGCTTCGTCGCTGCCGCCGTGCCGCCGACCTCCGCATCGAGGAAAAACCTCGACGATCCGGACCTCCATCCCTTTTTCGCCGAAGCCGAGCGTCTCGGCGTCCCGGTCTGCATTCACGTCGGCGCGGGAGACGGCGTGCCGGCCGGAACCGAGCGCTTCGATCACCCGTTCTTCACGCACGCCATGGCTCATCCCTTCGAGCAGATGATCGCGGTCCTCTGCGTGGTCGTCGGCGGAGTCCTCGAGCGGTTTCCGCGGCTCAGGGTCGCTTTCATGGAAGCGGGGGCCGGCTGGGTGCCGTACTGGATGGAGCGACTCGACGAGCATTTCGAATACCTGCGCCCGACGGTTCCGTGGCTCACGAGG is a window of Candidatus Zixiibacteriota bacterium DNA encoding:
- a CDS encoding tripartite tricarboxylate transporter substrate-binding protein, whose translation is MKRRLTAVVAVFLSLSLSTPLFGDDFYKGKTIRAIVGGTAGGGFDVYTRAVTRYMGKHIPGNPTFVVENMTGAATRIAAKYIHGAAKPDGLTFGIFNGYLILSQVLNPKAFDFDVRKFEWIGVPVQDNVACALRRESGITRVDQWLAARAPIKMGGLGPGNSTSDVVRTIKATLNLPVQLVEGYKGTADIRLAADGGELQGACWAYESIKVTWTKALQAGDVNVVLQVTEKKIPELSSVPSALELAKTDEAREIIRHGAIAPSAITRVYVTTPGTPRDRVQILRKAFADTLKDPDFLAEAKKARLEVNPLGGEEVGRIVADLFSLSPAMVSRLAAILAAK
- a CDS encoding ABC transporter substrate-binding protein, yielding MPGRFLAALVVAMFAASAPPLPLRAAQAADPGPEKSRLRVAIAAYGPLYLPLLVAQEAGYFSRRGVKVDLSQPSATASAQALTSGTIDVYQGGAAIIHANVGGDNALIQEVNGTCGATLFPGEVR
- a CDS encoding amidohydrolase family protein gives rise to the protein MRVIDADGHVLERNIPWTDLLDEPYRSRAPKAVEDNRGVAFTMIEGKLVPKPTGKGCGFVGAPRSRLPAPTRGMVDPVARLRDMDLEGIDAAVLFGTSPFLSLPFVEDKDLACAVARVYNDWLAGYCKADPRRLKGVALTAIQDPTEAVRELRRAVTELGFVAAAVPPTSASRKNLDDPDLHPFFAEAERLGVPVCIHVGAGDGVPAGTERFDHPFFTHAMAHPFEQMIAVLCVVVGGVLERFPRLRVAFMEAGAGWVPYWMERLDEHFEYLRPTVPWLTRPPSEYMRSEQMFYAFEIEEKTLPYVADFVGAERLVFASDYNHSDSKFPGAVKEVMERTDLPAETKAKLMGENAARLYRI